One segment of Bacteroides caecimuris DNA contains the following:
- the istB gene encoding IS21-like element helper ATPase IstB has product MTSNNKTSRTVGKNMDRIMELLSKLRFYGMLETYRNDCRTTSSDGMTNDEFLKWLLESEYDYRRNVSIERLIKSANFRYKAYMEKIDYTIKRNLDRNQLERLASLDFIRDGQNVFITGSSGTGKSYIASAIGYEACKNGIKTLYSNASKLMGQLKIAKNKGTIESEMKKIEKCQLLILDDLFLIGLDARERSILMEIIEDRHGLKSIIITSQLPVESRYDAIGDPTVADAILDRIVHTAHKIELTGDSVRKINAKKK; this is encoded by the coding sequence ATGACAAGTAATAATAAAACAAGCAGAACTGTCGGAAAAAATATGGACAGAATAATGGAACTACTCTCCAAGTTACGTTTTTACGGTATGCTTGAAACATATAGAAATGACTGCAGGACCACATCCTCTGATGGTATGACAAACGATGAGTTTCTTAAATGGCTTCTTGAAAGCGAATATGATTACAGACGCAATGTAAGCATTGAGAGACTGATAAAGTCTGCAAACTTCAGATATAAGGCATATATGGAAAAAATAGACTATACCATAAAACGTAACCTTGACCGTAACCAGCTTGAGAGACTTGCATCTCTTGATTTTATAAGAGACGGACAGAATGTTTTCATCACGGGAAGCTCCGGTACAGGTAAAAGCTATATAGCTTCAGCCATAGGATATGAGGCATGTAAGAATGGAATAAAGACTTTGTATTCAAATGCGTCAAAGCTTATGGGACAGCTTAAAATTGCCAAAAACAAGGGCACTATAGAATCTGAGATGAAAAAAATAGAAAAGTGTCAACTGCTGATTCTTGACGATCTGTTTCTTATAGGACTGGATGCCAGGGAAAGGTCAATCCTTATGGAAATAATAGAAGACAGACACGGATTAAAATCAATCATAATAACATCACAACTTCCTGTCGAAAGCCGGTATGATGCAATTGGTGATCCTACAGTAGCTGACGCAATCCTGGACAGAATTGTACATACAGCACACAAGATTGAACTTACCGGGGATTCTGTAAGAAAGATTAATGCTAAAAAGAAATAG
- the istA gene encoding IS21 family transposase: MKIRIKHILRCYQSGMSIRGISSSLLVSRNTVKRYIRIYEDMGIELERLLKMDEQHLHELFGTETDKESSGSAEYKYLQERIPDYMKRLKVRGTTRRSLYEEYLKNRPQGYSYCSFCLYIRREREVKIPVGRIDHIAGDQMYVDFAGDKLYLSYERTGNKVPVEVFAAILPCSQITYYEAVPSQKKEHLIQACENAFHYFGGVPNAIVPDNLRSAVTKPGGVEPVINDDFAAFADHYGCVVFPARVRKPKDKALVENAVRLLYREVYSKMTGLKFNDLEALNIEIMKHTDALNSRKMYNRNYSRRERFLEVEKDRLHTLPATKFISKSRKTATVMRNSYVSLNNHYYSVPKEYIGDTVELLYDGDTVEIYHKFRHITTHRKDDTPFTYSEKPSHKLSGVPHEYRIRMDDIYRKACGIDPVLEEYIKRVAVAKKYPVQAVRSADGILSLVERFGHDRVVLSCQVAMEFGMFGYNELESILVNREDEKYHVQMEGQAPELTPKHRNLRGKDYFNSKNMDKNDK, translated from the coding sequence ATGAAAATAAGAATCAAGCACATACTGCGGTGTTATCAGTCAGGAATGAGTATCCGCGGTATCAGTTCTTCTCTCCTTGTTTCACGTAATACAGTCAAACGTTATATCCGTATATACGAAGATATGGGTATAGAACTTGAGCGTCTGTTGAAAATGGACGAGCAGCATCTGCATGAGCTTTTCGGTACGGAGACTGACAAAGAATCGTCTGGATCTGCAGAGTATAAGTATCTTCAAGAACGTATACCTGATTACATGAAACGACTTAAGGTCCGTGGGACAACAAGAAGGTCCTTGTATGAGGAATATCTTAAAAATCGTCCACAAGGTTACAGCTACTGTTCTTTTTGTTTGTATATCAGACGAGAAAGGGAAGTAAAGATTCCTGTTGGACGCATAGATCATATAGCCGGTGATCAGATGTATGTGGATTTTGCCGGTGACAAACTTTATCTCTCATACGAAAGAACAGGCAATAAGGTTCCCGTAGAAGTATTTGCCGCCATACTTCCATGCAGCCAGATTACCTATTACGAGGCTGTACCATCACAAAAGAAAGAACACCTTATCCAGGCATGTGAAAATGCTTTCCATTATTTTGGAGGTGTCCCCAATGCCATAGTTCCAGACAACCTGAGATCAGCCGTAACAAAGCCTGGAGGTGTTGAACCTGTAATCAATGACGACTTTGCTGCATTTGCAGACCATTATGGATGTGTTGTCTTCCCGGCAAGAGTACGAAAGCCTAAAGACAAAGCTCTGGTTGAGAATGCTGTAAGACTGCTCTACAGGGAGGTGTATTCAAAGATGACGGGATTGAAATTCAATGATCTTGAAGCCTTGAACATAGAAATAATGAAGCATACGGATGCGTTGAACAGCCGAAAGATGTACAATCGCAACTACAGCCGTCGGGAACGTTTCCTCGAAGTCGAGAAAGACAGGCTGCATACATTGCCGGCAACAAAATTTATATCAAAAAGCCGGAAAACGGCAACTGTCATGAGAAACAGTTATGTATCGCTTAACAATCACTATTACAGTGTTCCTAAAGAGTATATCGGCGATACTGTAGAATTACTGTATGATGGGGACACAGTGGAGATATATCATAAGTTCAGACACATAACGACACATCGAAAGGATGATACACCTTTCACTTATTCAGAAAAACCGTCCCACAAACTTTCGGGAGTGCCACATGAATACAGAATCAGAATGGATGATATATACCGCAAGGCATGTGGAATTGATCCGGTATTGGAAGAGTACATAAAGCGTGTGGCCGTTGCCAAGAAATATCCGGTCCAGGCCGTACGTTCAGCCGATGGCATATTAAGTCTTGTGGAGCGTTTCGGACATGACAGGGTGGTTCTTTCATGTCAGGTGGCAATGGAATTCGGTATGTTCGGATACAACGAACTTGAAAGTATTCTGGTAAACAGGGAAGATGAGAAGTATCATGTACAGATGGAGGGACAGGCTCCAGAACTTACCCCCAAACACAGAAATCTCAGAGGCAAGGATTATTTTAACTCTAAAAACATGGATAAAAATGACAAGTAA
- a CDS encoding ORF6N domain-containing protein: MDLQIIQNKIFEVRGCRVMLDYHLAELYQVETRALKQAVKRNIERFPSDFMFVLTQEEANLLLSIGVSQNVIPPAYNFGVAMPMAFTEQGVAMLSSVLRSKVAIEVNISIMRAFVLMRQMAIDYEELLKRIEELEVSTDAQFNELYQALTQLLSQSKQQKERRPVGFVTYNRDKNE, translated from the coding sequence ATGGATTTACAGATTATCCAAAACAAGATTTTTGAAGTCAGAGGTTGCCGGGTGATGCTCGATTATCATTTGGCAGAACTCTACCAAGTGGAAACACGAGCCTTGAAGCAGGCGGTCAAGCGCAATATCGAGCGTTTTCCAAGTGATTTTATGTTTGTTCTCACCCAAGAGGAAGCTAACTTGCTGTTATCCATAGGGGTGTCACAAAATGTGATACCCCCAGCTTACAACTTCGGCGTTGCTATGCCTATGGCTTTCACCGAACAGGGCGTAGCCATGCTTTCTTCGGTTCTCCGCTCCAAAGTAGCCATAGAAGTAAACATTTCAATCATGCGGGCTTTTGTCCTCATGCGCCAAATGGCAATCGATTACGAGGAACTGTTAAAGCGCATCGAGGAACTGGAGGTAAGCACCGATGCGCAGTTCAACGAACTGTACCAAGCCCTTACCCAGCTTTTGAGCCAGTCGAAACAACAGAAAGAACGCCGTCCGGTAGGTTTCGTTACCTATAACCGTGACAAAAACGAATAG
- a CDS encoding DUF3873 domain-containing protein — MQSLNKNGVSITQTPGEEKYVKCCLAAFRGQIYFQYDYRHTDGELFSTVAKTLDECRRRRDEWIAKK; from the coding sequence ATGCAGTCACTTAACAAAAACGGGGTAAGCATTACCCAAACACCGGGAGAAGAAAAATACGTCAAATGCTGTTTAGCGGCTTTCAGGGGACAGATTTATTTTCAATATGACTACCGCCACACGGACGGCGAACTTTTCAGCACGGTAGCCAAAACGCTGGACGAGTGCCGCCGCAGGCGTGACGAGTGGATAGCGAAGAAATAA
- a CDS encoding site-specific integrase, with product MKSTFNICFYAKKDKQKANGAYPLFARITVDGVASRFNTKLDVLPSIWDGKMGKATGRTSEASRINRMLDDINASLNTIYHEMQRRDNYVTAEKVKNEFLGHSESHETILTLFQKHNDDVKQLVGISKTIATYRKYEVTRRHLAEFIQSKYNVSDISIKEITPMFITDFELYLRTACKCGYNTTAKFMQFFKRIIIIARNNGILVNDPFANYKIRLEKVDRGYLTEDEITIILKKKMVSERLEHVRDLFIFACFTGLAYIDVAGLTQDNIRKSFDGNLWIMTKRQKTNTDVNVPLLDIPKMILKKYKGKLPNGKILPIISNQKLNAYLKEIADVCGIKKNLTFHLARHTFATTTTLSKGVPIETVSKMLGHTNIETTQIYARITNSKIGSDMQGLDKKFVGIEKIYKEVAM from the coding sequence ATGAAATCGACATTCAACATTTGCTTTTACGCAAAGAAAGACAAGCAGAAAGCCAACGGTGCGTACCCCCTTTTCGCCCGTATTACAGTGGACGGCGTGGCGAGCCGTTTTAACACTAAACTGGACGTGCTGCCCTCTATTTGGGACGGTAAAATGGGCAAGGCTACCGGACGTACTTCGGAAGCCAGCCGCATAAACCGTATGCTGGATGATATAAACGCATCACTGAATACCATTTACCACGAAATGCAGCGGCGTGACAACTACGTGACCGCCGAGAAAGTGAAGAACGAGTTTTTAGGTCATAGTGAGAGCCACGAAACAATCCTTACCCTGTTCCAAAAGCACAATGACGATGTAAAGCAGTTGGTCGGCATATCCAAGACGATAGCGACCTACCGTAAGTATGAAGTCACCCGCCGCCACCTTGCCGAGTTCATTCAAAGCAAGTACAACGTATCGGACATATCCATTAAGGAGATTACCCCGATGTTCATTACCGATTTTGAGTTATACTTGCGTACCGCCTGCAAGTGCGGTTACAACACCACCGCCAAGTTCATGCAGTTCTTCAAGCGCATTATCATCATTGCCCGCAACAACGGCATACTGGTGAACGACCCGTTCGCCAATTATAAAATCCGGCTGGAAAAAGTGGACAGAGGTTATCTGACAGAGGACGAGATAACAATCATCCTTAAAAAGAAAATGGTTTCCGAACGGCTGGAACACGTCAGGGACTTGTTCATCTTTGCCTGCTTCACCGGGCTTGCCTATATAGATGTAGCCGGGCTTACGCAAGATAATATCCGCAAATCCTTTGACGGCAACCTTTGGATAATGACAAAGCGGCAAAAGACGAATACGGACGTTAATGTTCCCCTGTTGGATATTCCCAAGATGATTTTGAAGAAGTACAAGGGCAAGTTACCGAATGGCAAGATACTTCCCATAATCAGCAATCAGAAGCTAAATGCCTACTTGAAAGAGATTGCCGATGTATGCGGAATTAAAAAGAACCTGACATTCCACCTTGCCCGTCACACGTTCGCAACGACTACCACACTATCAAAGGGCGTACCCATTGAAACGGTTTCCAAGATGCTGGGACACACCAATATCGAAACGACACAAATTTATGCCCGCATCACTAACAGCAAGATAGGCAGCGATATGCAGGGGCTTGACAAGAAGTTTGTCGGCATCGAGAAAATTTACAAGGAAGTCGCCATGTAA
- a CDS encoding antirestriction protein ArdA — translation MEAKVLSEAKVYVGTYGKYNNGSLSGAWLDLSDYSDKEEFYEACRELHKDEEDAEYMFQDWENVPEGLIGESWISENFFSLRDAVEDLGDTEQEAFFVWCNYKSHDLSEEDADDLIKAFQDEYIGQYDDEETFATQIVAECYELPDFAETYFDYQRFARDLFMCDYWFDDGFVFRAA, via the coding sequence ATGGAAGCAAAGGTATTATCGGAAGCAAAAGTTTATGTAGGTACTTACGGCAAGTATAACAACGGTTCATTGTCCGGCGCATGGCTCGACCTTTCGGATTATTCGGACAAGGAAGAGTTTTACGAAGCCTGCCGGGAACTTCACAAGGACGAGGAAGATGCGGAATATATGTTTCAGGACTGGGAGAACGTGCCGGAGGGCTTAATCGGCGAAAGCTGGATTTCTGAAAATTTCTTTTCCCTGCGTGATGCGGTGGAGGATTTGGGCGACACCGAGCAGGAAGCCTTTTTCGTGTGGTGCAACTACAAGAGCCACGATTTGAGCGAAGAAGATGCGGACGATTTGATAAAAGCCTTTCAAGACGAGTATATAGGACAATATGACGATGAAGAAACCTTTGCCACGCAAATAGTCGCCGAGTGCTACGAACTGCCCGACTTCGCCGAAACATACTTTGATTACCAAAGGTTTGCCCGTGACCTGTTTATGTGCGATTACTGGTTTGATGACGGTTTTGTGTTCCGTGCGGCATAA